A DNA window from Streptomyces sp. 71268 contains the following coding sequences:
- a CDS encoding helix-turn-helix transcriptional regulator, protein MEAEAAFPASIEQYAAKAGHGPVVVRVALASHLRQRRLAAGVSMEQAAAHLKVTPSKISRLENGRRPCQPWDVVRLLQLYGAPQAHIDQLVGLVGVSTEPGWWSSFGIPKWFELLVGLEAAAQRIRIYESMLVPGLLQTDHYAWHISHGDQDDEEEARQRLEVRLQRQRNVLDGGGQELWVVLEEAALLRAVAPRPVMRAQMERLRELADRSGITLQVVPFDQAHFSPRVPFTHLHFAEPELADLVYIEQVDDAIYLDKADDVEKYRAKLDHLSASVLTPEQTCRRLDEAIRFFE, encoded by the coding sequence ATGGAAGCCGAAGCGGCCTTTCCGGCGTCAATCGAGCAGTACGCGGCCAAGGCGGGTCACGGCCCGGTCGTGGTGCGCGTGGCCCTGGCCAGCCACCTCCGGCAACGCCGCCTGGCCGCCGGCGTGTCCATGGAGCAGGCCGCCGCGCACCTCAAGGTCACGCCGTCGAAGATCAGCCGCCTGGAGAACGGGCGGCGGCCGTGCCAGCCCTGGGACGTGGTGCGTCTCCTCCAGCTCTACGGGGCGCCGCAGGCCCACATCGACCAACTCGTGGGGCTCGTCGGCGTGTCCACCGAACCGGGCTGGTGGAGCTCGTTCGGGATTCCCAAGTGGTTCGAGCTGCTCGTGGGACTGGAGGCCGCGGCGCAGCGGATCCGCATCTACGAGTCGATGCTGGTGCCCGGCCTGTTGCAGACCGACCACTACGCGTGGCACATATCCCACGGCGATCAGGACGACGAGGAGGAGGCCCGGCAGCGCCTGGAGGTGCGGCTCCAGCGCCAGCGCAACGTCCTCGACGGTGGCGGGCAGGAGTTGTGGGTCGTACTGGAGGAGGCGGCGCTCTTACGGGCGGTGGCCCCTCGTCCGGTGATGCGGGCCCAGATGGAGCGCCTGCGCGAACTGGCCGACCGCTCGGGCATCACCCTCCAGGTCGTGCCCTTCGACCAGGCCCACTTCAGCCCCCGGGTTCCGTTCACCCATCTCCACTTCGCGGAGCCGGAGTTGGCCGACCTCGTCTACATCGAGCAGGTCGACGACGCCATCTACCTGGACAAGGCGGACGACGTCGAGAAGTACCGCGCCAAGCTGGACCACCTCTCGGCCTCGGTGCTCACCCCCGAGCAGACCTGTCGCAGGCTCGACGAGGCGATCCGCTTCTTCGAGTAA
- a CDS encoding pyridoxamine 5'-phosphate oxidase family protein: MPASEPVAELDARYSSATNPRPGAEAVTAVEWGEALRQLAKAEVLWLSTVRPDGRLHVTPLVGAWHDGALYFSTGPGEQKAKNLAHDPHCALTTGRNALTEGLDIVVEGVAERVTDPALLEEVIAAHEAKYGDHMTSPDGTFFGMADGIRKGEVLAFGVTPNTAYGFGREGGVYSHTRWTF; encoded by the coding sequence ATGCCCGCATCGGAACCGGTGGCCGAGCTGGACGCCCGCTACAGCTCAGCCACCAACCCGCGCCCCGGCGCCGAGGCCGTCACGGCCGTCGAGTGGGGCGAGGCCCTTCGGCAGTTGGCGAAGGCCGAGGTCCTGTGGCTGTCCACGGTGCGCCCCGACGGCCGGCTGCACGTCACGCCGCTGGTCGGCGCCTGGCACGACGGCGCGCTCTACTTCTCCACCGGCCCCGGGGAGCAGAAGGCGAAGAACCTCGCCCACGACCCGCACTGCGCGCTCACCACCGGCCGCAACGCGCTCACCGAGGGGCTCGACATCGTCGTGGAGGGCGTGGCCGAGCGCGTGACGGACCCGGCGCTGCTGGAGGAGGTCATCGCCGCCCACGAGGCGAAGTACGGCGACCACATGACCTCGCCCGACGGCACCTTCTTCGGGATGGCGGACGGCATCCGGAAGGGTGAGGTGCTGGCCTTCGGGGTGACCCCCAACACGGCGTACGGCTTCGGTCGGGAAGGCGGGGTCTACAGCCACACGCGCTGGACCTTCTGA
- a CDS encoding alpha/beta hydrolase — MNTSMRTRGRTGARRRVPAVLLALAASATLAAPGAAASDDRPRANPPASTLRWGACPKADPPYPDPSPRAQCATVKVPLDWSRPEGPKIGIFVARYRATDPARRIGVLMSNPGGPGAPGADEALYADDPVSGYEPAMLRRFDMVGFDPRGIGRSQGARCDETIRDAAPSRPASAAEFARLRALNGRLADSCLRKTGPLAAHMDGESVARDMDAIRAALGEPRISFIGHSYGTFLGERYARLFPTRLRALALDSAMDPARPNAERYLTDGSVTTENTLKRLAAWCERDAACVLKGQSVTAVTDELFARADAGTLREPGPDGPTSVRVNADQLSDFLTFALGKSSWEETARQLAALHTGKGEVRWVPGGSSIETQLVLCRDYDFRIRDYAEYRAIRERVARAAPHVRYNAQALDTVLGCQGWTMPPLPQPARAKGDLPPVLVANATHDLATPLPGARRMAGSYPKASLLTVDVVGHWLYRRGGTEDTMRAIDAYLISRED, encoded by the coding sequence ATGAACACGAGCATGCGTACGCGTGGAAGGACGGGCGCGCGACGGCGGGTGCCCGCCGTCCTCCTCGCCCTGGCGGCCTCCGCCACCCTGGCCGCCCCCGGCGCGGCAGCCAGCGACGACCGACCGCGCGCCAACCCGCCCGCGTCAACTCTTCGTTGGGGTGCCTGTCCCAAGGCGGACCCGCCCTATCCCGACCCCAGCCCGAGGGCGCAGTGCGCGACGGTCAAGGTGCCGCTGGACTGGTCGAGGCCCGAGGGGCCCAAGATCGGCATCTTCGTCGCCCGCTACCGGGCCACCGACCCCGCGCGGCGGATCGGCGTCCTGATGTCGAACCCGGGCGGCCCGGGGGCGCCCGGAGCGGACGAGGCGCTCTACGCGGACGATCCCGTCAGCGGCTACGAGCCGGCCATGCTGCGGCGCTTCGACATGGTCGGCTTCGACCCGCGCGGCATCGGCCGCAGCCAGGGCGCCCGCTGCGACGAGACGATCAGGGACGCGGCGCCGTCCCGCCCGGCCAGCGCGGCCGAGTTCGCGCGGCTGCGGGCGCTGAACGGCCGGTTGGCCGACAGTTGCCTGCGCAAGACGGGACCGCTCGCCGCGCACATGGACGGCGAGAGCGTGGCCCGCGACATGGACGCCATCCGCGCCGCCCTCGGCGAGCCCCGGATCAGCTTCATCGGCCACTCGTACGGCACCTTCCTCGGCGAGCGCTACGCGCGGCTGTTCCCGACCCGCCTGCGCGCGCTGGCCCTGGACAGCGCGATGGACCCGGCCAGGCCGAACGCCGAGCGCTACCTCACGGACGGCAGCGTCACCACCGAGAACACGCTGAAGCGGCTCGCGGCCTGGTGCGAGCGGGACGCGGCCTGTGTGCTCAAGGGGCAGAGTGTGACGGCCGTGACCGATGAACTCTTCGCCCGGGCGGACGCGGGCACCCTGCGCGAACCGGGCCCGGACGGGCCGACGTCGGTCCGGGTGAACGCCGACCAACTGTCCGACTTCCTCACCTTCGCGCTCGGCAAGAGTAGCTGGGAGGAGACGGCACGCCAGTTGGCCGCCCTGCACACCGGAAAGGGCGAGGTGCGCTGGGTTCCCGGCGGCTCCTCCATCGAGACGCAACTCGTGCTGTGTCGGGACTACGACTTCCGCATCCGCGACTACGCCGAGTACCGGGCCATCCGCGAGCGGGTCGCCAGGGCCGCCCCGCACGTCCGCTACAACGCGCAGGCCCTGGACACCGTACTCGGCTGTCAGGGTTGGACCATGCCACCGTTGCCCCAGCCCGCCCGGGCCAAGGGCGACCTGCCACCCGTCCTGGTGGCCAACGCCACCCACGACCTGGCGACCCCGCTGCCGGGCGCGCGGCGCATGGCGGGCTCCTACCCGAAGGCGTCCCTGCTTACGGTGGACGTCGTGGGGCACTGGCTCTACCGCAGGGGCGGGACCGAGGACACGATGCGCGCCATCGACGCCTACCTGATCAGCCGCGAGGACTGA
- a CDS encoding SAM-dependent methyltransferase encodes MDGHFPRSPASPRGVDTSQPSVARMYDYYLDGSNHFAADRKACEELSALAPSTKILAQNNRHFLRRAVRYLARECGIRQFLDHGSGLPTQDNVHQVAQQVDPAARVVYVDKDPIVLAHGRALLEDQSRTAVIQADMRDTDAIMSDPSVRRLLDFTEPMAALFVSVLHCIGDEDDPAALVRRVVSAMPPGSFLVISHLVSEDPVTRQATTDFMRRSTGGDWGRVREPREVAAYFEGLHLVSPGLVEISTWRQDTDLVRKQPGDEWIEYGGVARTSE; translated from the coding sequence ATGGACGGGCACTTTCCGCGGAGCCCCGCCTCCCCGCGCGGGGTGGACACGAGCCAGCCCAGCGTGGCGCGCATGTACGACTACTACCTCGACGGCAGCAACCACTTCGCCGCCGACCGCAAGGCGTGCGAGGAGCTCTCCGCCCTCGCGCCGAGCACGAAGATCCTCGCCCAGAACAACCGTCACTTCCTGCGCAGGGCCGTGCGCTACCTGGCGCGCGAGTGCGGCATACGCCAGTTCCTCGACCACGGCTCGGGGCTGCCCACCCAGGACAACGTGCACCAGGTCGCGCAGCAGGTCGACCCCGCCGCCCGGGTGGTCTACGTCGACAAGGACCCGATCGTCCTGGCGCACGGGCGGGCGCTGCTTGAGGACCAGTCGCGCACCGCCGTCATCCAGGCCGACATGCGCGACACCGACGCGATCATGAGTGACCCGAGCGTGCGGCGGTTGCTGGACTTCACCGAGCCGATGGCCGCGCTGTTCGTCTCCGTACTGCACTGCATCGGCGACGAGGACGACCCCGCGGCGCTGGTACGCCGTGTCGTGTCCGCCATGCCGCCGGGCAGCTTCCTGGTCATCAGCCACCTCGTCAGCGAGGACCCCGTCACGCGTCAGGCCACCACGGACTTCATGCGCCGCAGCACCGGCGGCGACTGGGGCCGGGTGCGCGAACCACGGGAAGTGGCGGCGTACTTCGAGGGCCTGCACCTCGTGTCGCCGGGCCTGGTGGAGATCTCCACCTGGCGCCAGGACACCGACCTGGTCCGCAAGCAGCCGGGCGACGAGTGGATCGAGTACGGGGGCGTGGCCCGCACCTCGGAGTGA
- a CDS encoding GDSL-type esterase/lipase family protein: MNSESTPSAEPTATPRAGDWITIPLTADLVRGALDLEHTTDGVRPHRLPARARAQCADGQLAMAEAQPSGVRLAFHSRATAIELDALPTRNVYQGGPPRPDGVYDLLVDGQLTDQASVAGGNTLLIDMATGSRETRPGPAGTLRFTGLPDRPKDIEIWLPHNEITELVALRANAPAQPTTHPTRRVWLHHGSSISQGSNAASPSTTWPALAAARGGVELVNLGLGGGALLDAFTARAMRDTPADLLSVKIGINLVNTDLMRLRAFTPAVHGFLDTVREGHPTAPLLVVSPLLCPIHEDTPGPAAPDLGSLATGQLRFVATGDPAERAAGKLTLTVIRDELARIVAQRAAHDPHLHYLDGQLLYGQEDFAELPLPDALHPDAATHRRVGERFAARVFGADGPFAA; encoded by the coding sequence CGGACGGCGTACGGCCGCACCGGCTGCCGGCCCGGGCCCGCGCGCAGTGCGCCGACGGACAACTGGCCATGGCCGAGGCGCAGCCGTCCGGCGTACGGCTGGCCTTCCACAGCCGGGCCACGGCCATCGAGCTGGACGCGCTCCCCACCAGGAACGTCTACCAGGGCGGGCCGCCGCGCCCGGACGGCGTGTACGACCTGCTCGTCGACGGTCAGCTCACCGACCAGGCCAGCGTGGCGGGCGGCAACACCCTGCTGATCGACATGGCCACCGGGTCCCGCGAGACCCGGCCCGGGCCGGCCGGCACCCTGCGGTTCACGGGCCTGCCCGACCGCCCGAAGGACATCGAGATCTGGCTGCCGCACAACGAGATCACCGAGTTGGTCGCGCTGCGCGCCAACGCGCCCGCCCAACCCACGACACACCCGACGCGCCGGGTGTGGCTGCACCACGGCTCCTCGATCAGCCAGGGCTCCAACGCCGCGAGCCCCTCCACCACCTGGCCGGCGCTGGCGGCGGCGCGCGGCGGCGTGGAGCTGGTCAACCTCGGCCTGGGCGGCGGGGCGCTGCTCGACGCCTTCACCGCCCGCGCCATGCGGGACACACCCGCTGACCTGCTCAGCGTCAAGATCGGCATCAACCTGGTGAACACCGACCTGATGCGGCTACGCGCCTTCACGCCGGCGGTACACGGCTTCCTCGACACCGTCCGCGAAGGGCACCCCACCGCGCCGTTGCTCGTCGTCTCGCCCCTGCTGTGCCCGATCCACGAGGACACCCCCGGCCCCGCCGCCCCCGACCTCGGCTCACTCGCCACGGGGCAGCTCCGGTTCGTGGCGACCGGTGACCCGGCGGAGCGGGCCGCCGGAAAGCTGACGCTGACCGTGATCCGGGACGAGTTGGCCCGCATCGTAGCCCAGCGCGCCGCCCACGATCCGCACCTGCACTACCTCGACGGTCAACTCCTCTACGGCCAGGAGGACTTCGCCGAACTACCGCTGCCCGACGCGCTCCACCCGGACGCCGCCACCCACCGCCGCGTCGGCGAGCGGTTCGCGGCCCGCGTCTTCGGCGCGGACGGCCCGTTCGCCGCGTAG
- a CDS encoding sigma-70 region 4 domain-containing protein gives MAHPAPPAVSPPLEYTAFCHRHQELYHRYSRVRLRHEVASRNAVAAALGDLALDWDGALRSACLPAVAWRLLRARVRAAARASDPRPPDTLHRAWPEDQADALILRYRLSLTTDQAAQLMGVDPAVIATHLRTALRDLPR, from the coding sequence GTGGCCCACCCGGCGCCCCCGGCCGTCAGCCCGCCGCTGGAGTACACCGCCTTCTGCCACCGCCACCAGGAGCTGTACCACCGTTACAGCCGCGTCCGCCTCCGCCACGAGGTCGCGAGCCGGAACGCGGTGGCCGCCGCCCTCGGCGACCTGGCTCTGGACTGGGACGGCGCGCTACGGAGCGCCTGCCTGCCCGCCGTGGCCTGGCGGCTGCTGCGCGCCCGCGTCCGGGCGGCGGCGCGGGCGAGCGATCCACGGCCGCCCGACACCCTGCACCGGGCCTGGCCCGAGGACCAGGCGGACGCCCTCATCCTGCGCTACCGCCTCTCCCTCACCACCGACCAGGCCGCGCAACTGATGGGCGTGGACCCGGCGGTGATCGCGACGCACCTGCGTACGGCCCTCCGGGACCTGCCGCGGTGA
- a CDS encoding ATP-binding protein: MPADRHVSARSGRQRHLQTPVAEGGAPELGALMHSARQDWACALGLTTGSMSALRLDGTAQNIPASRRFVRATLRAWDLGAYLDDAEIITTELVANAHQHAFGAAHPHAGQHAWLALIRKANALLCAVADPSPRAPVVGPDDPLAEQGRGLHIITRLSESWGWSHPTSTGKTVWARIPTIAGAGGPTTPASRATGDLAPGAPGPARRHRPGVGPNSRPLMGV; encoded by the coding sequence ATGCCGGCAGACCGCCACGTGTCAGCTCGCAGTGGCAGGCAGCGCCACCTGCAGACCCCAGTGGCCGAAGGGGGGGCCCCCGAACTCGGCGCACTGATGCACAGCGCCCGGCAGGACTGGGCGTGCGCGCTCGGGCTGACGACCGGCAGCATGTCCGCCTTACGCCTGGACGGCACCGCCCAGAACATCCCCGCGTCCCGCCGCTTCGTACGGGCCACGCTCCGGGCCTGGGACCTGGGCGCCTACCTGGACGACGCCGAGATCATCACCACCGAACTGGTCGCCAACGCCCACCAGCACGCCTTCGGCGCGGCCCACCCGCACGCCGGCCAGCACGCCTGGCTGGCCCTGATCCGCAAGGCCAACGCCCTGTTGTGCGCCGTCGCCGACCCGAGCCCCCGGGCCCCGGTGGTGGGTCCCGACGATCCGCTGGCCGAACAGGGGCGCGGGTTGCACATCATCACCAGGCTCAGCGAGTCCTGGGGCTGGTCCCACCCCACGAGCACCGGCAAGACCGTCTGGGCCCGCATACCGACCATCGCCGGCGCGGGCGGCCCCACCACCCCCGCCTCCCGTGCCACCGGCGACCTGGCCCCCGGCGCGCCAGGCCCCGCGCGCCGCCACCGGCCCGGGGTGGGGCCCAACTCCCGTCCCCTGATGGGGGTATGA
- a CDS encoding DapH/DapD/GlmU-related protein, with amino-acid sequence MPDQDRLYVRTPEFARVAERIEYVTTLTSRLNVLPFDDRAARAALLSEIIGRPVPDSVTVYPPFYTDHGLGIDFGEHVFVNQGCTFLDQGGIHLGDGVLIGPKANLISSDHPLPASERSAFITRAPVTIEANAWLGAAVTVLPGVTVGRGAVVGAGAVVTKDVPAHTLVTGTAAFTRKRWED; translated from the coding sequence ATGCCCGACCAGGACCGTCTCTACGTCCGCACCCCCGAGTTCGCGCGGGTGGCCGAGCGGATCGAGTACGTCACCACGCTCACGTCACGCCTGAACGTCCTGCCCTTCGACGACAGGGCCGCCCGGGCGGCCCTGCTGTCCGAGATCATCGGCAGGCCGGTGCCCGACTCCGTCACGGTCTATCCGCCCTTCTACACCGACCACGGGCTGGGCATCGACTTCGGCGAGCACGTCTTCGTCAACCAGGGCTGCACCTTCCTCGACCAGGGCGGCATCCACCTGGGGGACGGCGTCCTGATCGGCCCGAAGGCCAACCTCATCTCGTCCGACCACCCGCTGCCGGCCTCCGAGCGCAGCGCGTTCATCACCCGGGCCCCCGTCACGATCGAGGCCAACGCCTGGCTCGGGGCCGCCGTGACGGTGCTTCCGGGTGTCACGGTCGGCCGCGGCGCCGTGGTGGGTGCCGGCGCCGTCGTCACCAAGGACGTGCCCGCCCACACGCTGGTGACCGGGACGGCCGCGTTCACGCGCAAGCGATGGGAGGACTGA
- a CDS encoding GNAT family N-acetyltransferase, whose amino-acid sequence MTTRIAREQDFPGFLDLAAQVEHWFGAMVDEPGFHRAVREHIRQASALVAVSGQSPLLGGLLFGGQAPTYHVHWLVVSAEARGSGVGRALMADAERRFVRGPGSVEVITFGADHPGAVAGGARVFYERLGFSPAEAADPGPEGGSRQVYRRAIG is encoded by the coding sequence ATCACTACGAGAATCGCGCGCGAGCAGGACTTTCCCGGCTTCCTGGACCTGGCGGCCCAGGTCGAGCACTGGTTCGGGGCGATGGTGGACGAGCCGGGCTTCCACCGTGCCGTGCGGGAGCACATACGCCAGGCGTCGGCGCTCGTGGCCGTGTCGGGACAGTCGCCACTGCTCGGCGGGCTGCTGTTCGGCGGCCAGGCGCCGACGTACCACGTGCACTGGCTGGTGGTCTCGGCCGAGGCCCGGGGGAGTGGCGTGGGGCGGGCGCTGATGGCGGACGCGGAGCGGCGGTTCGTCCGGGGGCCGGGCAGCGTCGAGGTCATCACCTTCGGGGCTGACCATCCGGGTGCCGTGGCCGGTGGGGCGCGCGTCTTCTACGAGCGCCTGGGGTTCAGTCCCGCGGAGGCCGCCGACCCCGGGCCCGAGGGCGGTTCGCGGCAGGTCTACCGCCGCGCGATCGGCTGA
- a CDS encoding DUF397 domain-containing protein: MQQVHNGMTPASSIAGVTWVKSQRTAREGQCVELAALADGRVAMRNSRHQDGPALVYTRDEIAAFLDGAKRGEFDFMIA; the protein is encoded by the coding sequence GTGCAGCAGGTGCACAACGGAATGACGCCGGCCAGTTCGATCGCCGGTGTGACGTGGGTGAAGAGCCAGCGGACGGCGCGCGAGGGCCAGTGCGTGGAACTCGCGGCGCTCGCGGACGGCAGGGTCGCGATGCGCAACTCGCGTCATCAGGACGGGCCGGCCCTTGTGTACACGCGTGACGAGATCGCGGCCTTCCTCGACGGCGCGAAGCGTGGCGAGTTCGACTTCATGATCGCCTAA